A genomic window from Brassica oleracea var. oleracea cultivar TO1000 chromosome C8, BOL, whole genome shotgun sequence includes:
- the LOC106307260 gene encoding small nuclear ribonucleoprotein-associated protein B-like, whose product MECRPLDLTIISAEDLKDIQLIGKQDLYAVVSLNNDARTKQKTKVDKDCGTKPKWKHQMKLTVDDTAARENHLTLVIQIVADRPIAGDKPVGEVSVPLKELLDQNNKEGDVEEEKTVTYAVKLPNGKTKGSLKFSFKFGEKYTFGSSSDPHAPGSSSVDHKSTDQPVAAYPPGQGAPAAYPAPPGHDDKHGGVYGYPQAGGYPPPGGPGGYPPAGPGGYPPPGAYPQQGGYPPQQGGYPGYPPQGPGYGYPPQGPGYGYPPQGPYGYPQQQAYGGQPQKPKKHGGAGMGLGLGLGAGLLGGLLVGEAIDDMADMGDF is encoded by the coding sequence ATGGAGTGTAGACCGTTGGATCTGACGATAATATCCGCAGAGGACCTCAAAGACATCCAGCTGATCGGCAAGCAAGACCTATACGCCGTCGTTTCCCTCAACAACGACGCAAGGACCAAGCAGAAGACAAAGGTGGACAAAGACTGCGGGACGAAACCTAAGTGGAAGCATCAGATGAAGCTCACCGTCGACGACACAGCAGCGCGTGAGAACCATCTCACACTTGTCATCCAGATCGTCGCTGATCGTCCCATCGCCGGTGATAAACCAGTCGGAGAGGTTAGCGTTCCGTTGAAGGAGCTTTTGGATCAGAACAACAAGGAGGGTGACGTGGAGGAGGAGAAAACGGTTACGTATGCTGTGAAGCTGCCTAACGGTAAGACCAAAGGATCTCTCAAGTTCTCGTTCAAGTTTGGTGAGAAGTACACTTTCGGGTCTTCGAGTGATCCTCACGCGCCTGGCTCATCGAGTGTTGACCACAAGTCTACGGATCAGCCCGTCGCAGCTTACCCGCCCGGACAAGGCGCCCCGGCTGCATACCCGGCTCCTCCAGGACATGATGATAAACATGGCGGTGTTTACGGTTACCCACAGGCCGGTGGATATCCGCCACCTGGTGGTCCCGGTGGTTATCCTCCAGCTGGGCCTGGTGGGTATCCGCCTCCCGGTGCATACCCGCAACAAGGTGGATATCCACCTCAACAAGGAGGCTACCCGGGTTATCCACCACAGGGTCCAGGCTATGGGTATCCGCCACAGGGTCCAGGTTATGGGTATCCGCCACAGGGTCCGTATGGTTACCCGCAACAGCAAGCTTATGGTGGTCAACCGCAGAAACCGAAGAAGCATGGAGGAGCTGGAATGGGTCTAGGGCTTGGACTTGGAGCTGGGCTATTGGGTGGGTTGCTTGTTGGTGAAGCAATTGATGACATGGCAGATATGGGTGATTTCTGA